A part of Oncorhynchus kisutch isolate 150728-3 linkage group LG2, Okis_V2, whole genome shotgun sequence genomic DNA contains:
- the LOC109903645 gene encoding toll-like receptor 2 type-2, with product MCMHTMILLGFVWFSLPLLVALASPTPASNDERGPCQIYNSGRSANCLGQQLDHVPWKHLPSTLESIDLSYNEIHAIRVNYFSHLPHLRVLELQFNNISVIEDRAFHNNPLLEHLNIFNNSLEEIPANALQDLFNLRELLMSNNLYTQATLSADVFSRLTHLKALSMGGPLVKGLRKGDFQALRNIQLQDFAIKTSSNISYYEPGSLKVIQTGRMGFDMAIDQKPNFLPLILRDLANKTFSLIQFRNLFEFMYYMGDEDIFRGLQDIKVDSLIFHRGKFNENLMRMALFNLQITPLKRLTLQYIDFARSPNFLDNGLGSSIKDLALSRLNLWHISNPDILRFDWRFTWFNKVRLLSIQNVNFNSVPCDAWLNMEDMEVLDISNNRLQDNILFNQRCDYRGTMPALRSFNVSTNQLTSLQDLASLTREFKQLKVLDVSHNMLGSAEKSRNCNWMQNITQVIAHHNRFESGVLQCLPTTVQFLDLSYCDLDQLDMAYFQQTISLKELLLNGNKIKFIPSGWRSHSLQSLALDGNSFGLISMGSFQDMPQLSRLTVGNNPFHCTCDLHAFIQHTISKGKVNISDWPENYKCYHPEALLNTAVANFFPGHVACDIRLVIIICVATTVAVVLVLMLICYIFNVPWYIKATYQILRAKYRAHQEGASGKSQIYVYHAFISYSHPDADWVRDQLLPCLENSKPPYRLCIHERDFMPGKWIIDNIIENIESSEKVIFVLSHHFVNSDWCNYELYFAQQRAIGKTFSDVILVVKEPIDPESLPSKYCKLKKMLYTKTYLEWPQQAKQQTFFWAQLRSCLGKPTVTKEQALSGRSSSVSSVGAVPVIELPLEDGKPAIAMPNLDREAELHKVVPQEIENLSVRSAEFYGQRPIPVAVASDKISQACSLECV from the exons ATGTGCATGCACACAATGATTCTACTGGGTTTTGTGTGGTTTAGTCTGCCACTTCTTGTGGCCCTTGCCTCACCAACCCCTGCTTCGAATGATGAGAGAGGCCCCTGTCAAATCTACAACTCTGGTCGCTCCGCAAACTGCCTTGGTCAGCAACTGGATCATGTTCCATGGAAGCACCTCCCTTCCACGCTTGAAAGTATAGATCTCTCCTACAATGAAATTCATGCCATTCGTGTTAATTActtttctcacctacctcatcttCGTGTCCTCGAGCTGCAGTTCAACAACATCTCTGTGATTGAGGACCGTGCCTTCCACAACAACCCCCTCCTGGAGCATCTTAACATCTTTAACAACTCCCTAGAGGAAATCCCTGCCAACGCCTTGCAGGACCTCTTCAACCTAAGGGAACTCCTTATGTCGAATAACCTTTACACCCAGGCCACATTGTCAGCTGATGTTTTCTCCAGATTGACCCACCTCAAGGCCCTGTCCATGGGCGGCCCCTTGGTCAAGGGTCTAAGGAAAGGGGACTTCCAGGCATTGAGGAACATTCAGTTGCAGGACTTTGCCATTAAAACTTCATCAAATATCAGTTACTATGAGCCGGGTAGTCTGAAGGTAATCCAGACAGGTAGAATGGGTTTTGACATGGCCATAGATCAGAAGCCGAATTTCCTACCTTTGATTCTACGAGACTTGGCCAACAAGACTTTCAGTCTCATCCAATTCAGGAACCTCTTTGAGTTCATGTATTACATGGGAGATGAGGATATTTTCAGAGGTTTGCAAGACATCAAAGTAGATTCACTCATCTTTCACCGTGGAAAATTCAATGAGAACCTTATGAGGATGGCCCTGTTTAATCTACAAATCACCCCCCTTAAACGTCTGACACTTCAATACATTGACTTTGCTCGCTCACCCAACTTTCTGGATAATGGCTTGGGATCCAGTATCAAAGACCTTGCACTGAGTAGACTAAATTTGTG GCACATCAGTAATCCAGACATTTTGCGATTTGACTGGCGCTTCACATGGTTCAACAAAGTCCGACTGCTGTCCATCCAGAATGTCAACTTCAACTCTGTGCCTTGCGATGCCTGGCTTAATATGGAAGACATGGAGGTTTTGGACATCTCAAACAACCGCCTGCAGGACAACATCCTCTTCAACCAGAGATGCGACTACAGGGGCACCATGCCGGCTCTTCGTTCCTTCAATGTCAGCACCAATCAACTGACCAGCCTTCAGGACTTAGCCTCCCTGACCAGGGAGTTCAAACAGTTGAAGGTCCTGGATGTCAGCCACAACATGTTGGGCTCTGCTGAGAAGAGTCGCAACTGTAACTGGATGCAGAACATCACCCAGGTGATCGCTCACCACAACCGATTCGAAAGTGGTGTCCTCCAGTGTCTGCCCACCACAGTACAATTCCTGGACCTCTCGTACTGTGACCTGGACCAGCTGGACATGGCCTACTTCCAACAAACCATCAGCCTCAAGGAGCTCCTGCTCAATGGGAACAAGATCAAGTTCATCCCCTCTGGGTGGAGAAGTCACTCCTTGCAGTCACTGGCTTTGGATGGGAACTCCTTTGGGCTCATCAGCATGGGCTCCTTCCAGGACATGCCCCAGCTGTCTCGACTGACGGTGGGGAACAACCCATTCCACTGCACCTGCGACCTCCATGCCTTCATCCAGCATACAATTTCCAAGGGGAAGGTCAACATCAGCGACTGGCCAGAGAACTACAAGTGTTACCATCCAGAGGCCCTGCTCAATACCGCTGTGGCAAATTTCTTCCCGGGTCACGTGGCCTGCGATATCAGACTGGTCATCATCATCTGTGTGGCTACTACTGTAGCTGTGGTTTTAGTGTTGATGCTTATATGCTACATATTCAATGTTCCCTGGTACATCAAAGCCACATATCAGATCCTCAGAGCCAAATACAGGGCTCATCAGGAAGGAGCATCTGGAAAATCACAGATCTATGTTTACCATGCCTTTATCTCCTACAGccacccagatgcagactgggtcagggaccaGTTGTTGCCCTGCTTGGAGAACAGCAAGCCCCCCTACCGACTCTGTATCCATGAGAGAGACTTCATGCCAGGAAAGTGGATCATCGACAACATCATTGAAAATATTGAGAGCAGCGAAAAG GTCATATTTGTGTTGTCACACCACTTTGTGAACAGCGATTGGTGCAACTACGAGCTCTACTTTGCCCAGCAAAGAGCCATCGGCAAGACCTTCAGCGATGTTATTCTGGTGGTGAAAGAGCCCATCGACCCTGAATCTCTGCCCAGCAAGTATTGTAAGCTCAAGAAGATGCTGTACACCAAAACGTACCTAGAGTGGCCCCAGCAAGCCAAGCAGCAGACCTTCTTCTGGGCTCAACTTAGGAGCTGCCTGGGCAAGCCCACAGTGACTAAAGAGCAGGCTCTTAGTGGTAGGAGCAGCAGTGTATCCTCAGTGGGTGCTGTGCCTGTGATAGAGCTCCCTCTAGAGGATGGGAAACCAGCGATAGCTATGCCAAATTTAGACAGAGAAGCAGAGCTCCACAAAGTAGTTCCTCAGGAGATCGAAAATCTTTCAGTGAGAAGTGCAGAGTTTTATGGGCAAAGACCAATCCCTGTAGCCGTGGCATCAGACAAAATAAGCCAAGCATGTAGCTTGGAATGTGTATAG